A genome region from Microtus ochrogaster isolate Prairie Vole_2 chromosome 1, MicOch1.0, whole genome shotgun sequence includes the following:
- the Dio3 gene encoding thyroxine 5-deiodinase, producing the protein MPRQAASRLVVGEGEGPPGASGPAATMLRSLLLHSLRLCSQTASCLVLFPRFLGTAFMLWLLDFLCIRKHFLRRRHPDHPEPEVELNSEGEEVPPDDPPICVSDDNRLCTLASLKAVWHGQKLDFFKQAHEGGPAPNSEVIRPDSFQSQRILDYAQGSRPLVLNFGSCTUPPFMARMSAFQRLVTKYQRDVDFLIIYIEEAHPSDGWVTTDSPYTIPQHRSLEDRVSAARVLQQGAPGCALVLDTMANSSSSAYGAYFERLYVIQSGTIMYQGGRGPDGYQVSELRTWLEHYDEQLHGTRPRRF; encoded by the coding sequence ATGCCTCGCCAGGCCGCCTCGCGGTTGGTGGTGGGAGAAGGTGAAGGACCCCCGGGGGCTTCGGGGCCCGCGGCCACCATGCTCCGCTCCCTGCTGCTTCACTCTCTGAGGCTCTGCTCCCAGACCGCCTCGTGCCTCGTGCTGTTCCCGCGCTTCCTAGGCACAGCCTTCATGCTCTGGCTTTTAGATTTCTTGTGCATCCGCAAGCATTTCCTGCGTCGTCGTCATCCTGACCACCCCGAGCCCGAAGTAGAACTCAACAGTGAAGGCGAGGAGGTGCCCCCCGACGACCCACCCATCTGCGTATCAGACGACAACCGTCTGTGCACCCTGGCCTCTCTCAAGGCCGTGTGGCATGGCCAGAAGTTGGATTTCTTCAAGCAGGCCCACGAGGGTGGCCCTGCACCTAACTCAGAGGTCATCCGGCCTGATAGCTTCCAGAGCCAGCGCATCCTTGACTATGCTCAAGGGAGCCGCCCACTGGTTCTCAATTTTGGCAGCTGTACCTGACCACCGTTCATGGCGCGAATGAGCGCCTTTCAGCGCCTGGTCACCAAGTACCAACGTGACGTTGATTTTCTCATCATCTACATCGAGGAAGCCCACCCATCCGACGGCTGGGTCACCACAGATTCGCCCTACACCATCCCACAGCACCGCAGCCTGGAGGACCGTGTCAGTGCGGCAAGGGTACTGCAGCAAGGTGCACCTGGCTGTGCTCTGGTCCTGGACACCATGGCCAACTCCAGCAGTTCCGCATATGGTGCCTATTTTGAGCGCCTCTACGTCATCCAGAGTGGCACCATCATGTACCAGGGAGGCCGTGGCCCCGACGGGTACCAGGTGTCTGAGCTTCGCACTTGGCTGGAGCACTATGATGAGCAGTTGCATGGTACTAGGCCACGTCGATTCTAA